The Malus domestica chromosome 10, GDT2T_hap1 genome contains a region encoding:
- the LOC103422105 gene encoding pentatricopeptide repeat-containing protein At1g62260, mitochondrial gives MTLIRRMILGNANGVVFRLITVPKGLRLRPLANPISNPASVSSRFASTSKPRSSTQTRDGENFFALNKRISHLIRTGHIAQAREVFDQMPQRNVVTWNSMITGYVKRREMAKARKLFDEMPERDVVTWNLMISGYISCRRSRYIEEGRILFDEMPERDCVSWNTIISGYAKNGRMAEALDLFNRMPERSVVSWNAMITGFLQNGEVVRAIEFFERMPERDGASLSALVSGLIQNGELDEAARIIIECGNKDDGREDLVHAYNTLIAGYGQRGRVEEARKLFDQIPFSHKKGKEGNGRFERNVVSWNSMIMCYVKTGNVVSARELFDQMVERDTFSWNTMISGYVHVSDMKEASSLFSKMPNPDALSWNSLILGYAQVGSLELARGYFEKMPQKNLVTWNSMIAGYEKNEDFVGAVNLFSWMQLKGEKPDRHTLSSVLSVSTGLVDLNLGMQIHQLVAKTVIADMPINNSLITMYSRCGAIREAQTIFDEMKLQKDVISWNAMIGGYASHGFAAEALELFSLMKRLKVQPTYITFIAVLNACAHAGLVEEGRSQFQSMINEFGIEPSVEHYASLVDNIGRNGQLAEAMDLINSMPFEPDKAVWGALLGACRVHNNVELACVAAEALMRLEPESSAPYVLLYNMYADVGQWDDAADVRSMMEKNNVRKHAAYSRVESSNL, from the coding sequence ATGACTCTCATTCGGAGGATGATTCTCGGCAATGCAAACGGCGTCGTATTCCGACTCATCACTGTGCCTAAAGGTCTCCGTCTTCGTCCACTCGCCAACCCTATATCCAATCCTGCGTCCGTATCCTCTCGTTTTGCCTCAACATCGAAACCCAGAAGTTCCACTCAGACCCGAGACGGCGAAAATTTCTTCGCATTGAACAAAAGGATCTCCCATTTGATCCGAACCGGTCACATAGCCCAAGCCAGGGAAGTGTTTGATCAAATGCCTCAACGAAATGTGGTGACTTGGAATTCAATGATTACTGGGTACGTAAAACGAAGAGAGATGGCGAAGGCGCGCAAGCTGTTCGACGAAATGCCTGAGAGAGACGTTGTAACCTGGAATTTGATGATATCGGGGTATATATCTTGTCGCAGGAGTAGGTACATTGAGGAGGGGAGGattttgtttgatgaaatgccaGAAAGGGATTGCGTTTCTTGGAACACAATTATTAGTGGGTATGCTAAGAACGGGAGAATGGCTGAGGCGTTAGACCTTTTTAATAGAATGCCGGAGCGGAGTGTTGTTTCTTGGAATGCAATGATTACTGGGTTTTTACAGAATGGTGAAGTTGTGCGCGCAATTGAGTTCTTCGAGAGAATGCCAGAACGAGACGGGGCTTCGCTCAGTGCGCTTGTTTCGGGGCTTATTCAGAATGGCGAACTGGATGAAGCTGCGAGGATAATCATCGAGTGTGGGAATAAGGATGATGGAAGAGAAGATTTGGTGCATGCTTATAATACGTTGATTGCAGGTTATGGTCAGAGAGGACGGGTTGAAGAGGCGCGGAAGCTTTTTGATCAAATCCCGTTTTCACACAAGAAGGGAAAGGAGGGCAATGGGAGATTTGAGAGAAATGTTGTGTCATGGAATTCGATGATTATGTGCTATGTGAAAACTGGAAATGTTGTTTCTGCCAGGGAGCTTTTTGACCAAATGGTAGAACGAGACACCTTTTCGTGGAATACCATGATCAGTGGCTATGTTCATGTGTCAGATATGAAAGAGGCCTCTAGCCTCTTTAGTAAAATGCCAAATCCTGATGCACTTTCATGGAATTCATTGATCTTAGGCTATGCCCAAGTCGGTTCTTTAGAACTGGCTCGTGGTTATTTTGAGAAGATGCCCCAAAAGAACCTGGTCACTTGGAACTCCATGATCGCAGGGTATGAGAAAAATGAGGACTTTGTGGGAGCAGTCAATCTCTTTTCTTGGATGCAACTCAAAGGAGAGAAACCTGATAGACACACTTTGTCTTCAGTTCTCAGTGTGAGTACTGGGTTGGTGGATCTAAATCTTGGCATGCAGATTCATCAGCTGGTGGCAAAGACGGTTATTGCAGATATGCCAATAAACAACTCCCTCATAACAATGTATTCGCGATGTGGTGCGATAAGAGAGGCACAGACAATTTTTGATGAAATGAAACTGCAGAAAGATGTGATCTCTTGGAATGCAATGATTGGAGGCTATGCATCTCATGGTTTTGCTGCAGAGGCTTTGGAACTTTTTAGTTTGATGAAGAGGTTAAAGGTACAGCCTACTTATATAACATTTATCGCAGTGTTGAATGCATGTGCTCATGCAGGATTAGTTGAAGAAGGCCGGAGTCAATTTCAATCCATGATTAATGAATTTGGCATTGAGCCAAGTGTTGAACACTATGCCTCCCTTGTGGACAACATCGGTCGGAATGGGCAGCTTGCGGAGGCCATGGATTTGATCAATAGCATGCCATTTGAACCAGACAAGGCTGTATGGGGAGCATTATTAGGTGCTTGTAGAGTGCATAACAATGTAGAGTTGGCCTGTGTTGCAGCTGAAGCATTAATGAGACTCGAACCTGAAAGCTCAGCTCCATATGTACTGTTATACAATATGTATGCTGATGTTGGACAATGGGATGATGCAGCAGACGTGAGATCAATGATGGAAAAGAATAATGTAAGAAAGCATGCAGCCTATAGTCGAGTTGAGTCTTCCAATTTGTAG
- the LOC103422102 gene encoding pentatricopeptide repeat-containing protein At2g17033, whose translation MLSPSLMATLGGIGSGQLSFSVASPWKHHQPRPTPPLASSVQCVLTKQGQRFLTKLAANARDPKFTNKLISKFLSSSPKSIALSTLSYLLSPDSTPPHLSSLAFPLYSKITEESWFEWNPKLVASLVALLDNQGLYSQSEALISETISKLGSRERELALFHCQLLESHSKLSSKHGFDSTYSYLHQLLHNSSSVYVKRRAFESMVGGLCAMDRPQEADILIEEMIVKGLKPSVFEFRSVVYGYGRLGLFEEMLKVVEKMEGQGLAVDTIRSNMVLSSYGAYSELAAMVLWLRKMKILRLPFSIRTYNSVLNSCPTIMAMLQDPKDVPCSIEQLNGVLNGDEGLVVKELVGSTVLEEVMVWESLEAKLDLHGLHLGSAYLIMLEWFEAMRHRFNCGECVIPAEVVIVCGLGKHSSVRGESPVKGLVKVMMHRMGSPMRIDRKNVGCFIAKGRAVKDWLCSSG comes from the exons ATGCTGAGCCCCAGCCTAATGGCAACATTGGGAGGCATTGGCAGCGGACAACTGTCGTTTTCAGTAGCATCGCCGTGGAAACACCACCAACCACGGCCGACGCCGCCATTAGCATCATCTGTCCAATGCGTACTTACCAAACAAGGCCAACGCTTTCTGACCAAGCTCGCAGCCAATGCCAGAGACCCCAAGTTCACaaacaaattgatttccaaattCCTATCAAGTTCCCCAAAGTCCATTGCTCTCAGCACTCTCTCCTATCTTCTCTCTCCCGACTCCACTCCCCCCCATCTCTCCTCCCTTGCCTTCCCT CTGTACTCAAAAATCACAGAAGAGTCTTGGTTTGAATGGAATCCCAAGTTGGTAGCATCCCTTGTTGCCCTGCTCGACAACCAAGGCCTATACAGCCAATCCGAAGCACTAATCTCCGAAACCATATCCAAATTAGGATCCAGAGAACGGGAGCTTGCTCTTTTTCATTGCCAGTTGCTTGAATCACACTCTAAGCTAAGTTCAAAGCATGGATTTGATAGTACCTACAGTTACCTCCATCAGCTTCTTCATAATTCTTCCTCTGTTTATGTTAAGCGCCGGGCTTTTGAATCAATGGTTGGTGGTTTATGCGCGATGGATCGACCACAGGAAGCAGACATTTTGATTGAGGAAATGATTGTTAAAGGACTCAAACCATCGGTTTTCGAGTTCAGGTCCGTAGTTTATGGGTATGGAAGATTAGGACTTTTTGAAGAAATGCTGAAAGTTGTGGAGAAAATGGAGGGCCAAGGGCTTGCTGTTGATACAATCCGTTCAAATATGGTTCTTTCGTCATATGGAGCTTATAGTGAGCTGGCTGCAATGGTCCTGTGGCTccgaaaaatgaaaattttgaggcTTCCTTTCTCTATTAGGACTTACAATTCGGTTTTGAATTCATGCCCTACGATCATGGCAATGCTGCAAGATCCGAAGGATGTTCCGTGTTCGATTGAACAACTCAATGGGGTTTTGAATGGTGATGAGGGCTTGGTGGTTAAAGAGTTGGTTGGATCAACGGTTTTGGAGGAGGTGATGGTGTGGGAGTCTTTGGAGGCTAAGTTGGATTTGCATGGTTTGCATTTGGGTTCGGCTTACTTGATAATGTTAGAGTGGTTTGAGGCAATGAGACACAGGTTTAACTGTGGGGAATGTGTGATCCCGGCGGAGGTTGTCATCGTTTGCGGGTTGGGGAAGCATAGCAGTGTTAGAGGGGAGTCGCCGGTTAAAGGTCTGGTTAAGGTGATGATGCATCGGATGGGAAGTCCGATGAGAATCGACAGGAAGAATGTTGGTTGTTTCATTGCCAAGGGGAGAGCTGTGAAGGACTGGCTATGCTCGAGTGGTTGA